The Acropora palmata chromosome 3, jaAcrPala1.3, whole genome shotgun sequence nucleotide sequence TTGCTTGGTACTGTCGTGTTTAGCAACAATGCTCAAATATTCCCAAGACTTCTTACAATTCTCTCGTAGTTTCTTTAAATTATCGAGCACTACCTCAAAGTCCACCTGAAGATCCAACAACCAAGATACCAATAATTAGATCAAAGCTTAACTAACGAGTACATACAACATCTTGCTGGGCCGAAAATgataaaaggagaaaaaaaggtaTTGATTTACCCTCGATGAGCGATGTAACGCTCCCAGGTCACTGTATAAATCTGAAGAGTTAGGAAACTTCTCCATGACAATACAACACAAATGATACAACAATGACTGCTTGTGCACTGTGTCTTTGACCTCTGGTACTTTGGCCAGATAATCCAGTTGAAAACCCTTCACCTACAACGCAAGGTCAAAACAAGCATCAGCTCGCTAATTATGGTTCGTAGAGCAATGATTGCGCTATCCATTGCTGTGGTGTTTAGCCAACAATGATCTTCGTAACAATCCACGTGGTAAGTGTCGGCCAATAAATTAACAATGACGAGGCCATGCTAGGCTCTTTGCATATTTGCTGTTGATCAAGGAGTCACTTGACGCCTTTCCTTTTCTCCGAAAAGAACTGCTCGCACTCTCTATTGTGTCACTTTAAGTACAACAGGAAGTTTAAGAAGTGACGACGGCAACCGCAAGGCCACAAATAAATGATTTGactggttgaatgaggaaaaataatcgtgctgctcGTGGAGCACGCTTTTTAGTGCaagttttgacgtagtctgccaaatggcGACGTGGAAGTTTCACGAAGTCCTGACGACAACGCAGtgccgcagcagtaaatctttcgttCTCTGCCTTAACATGAAAACCAATAGTGCCAAGCCAGAGAAACAacacttcgcctattttttgcaacgtgaccaacatggaataatctcAAAACATTTGACCTATCACAAATTTTTAATGAGACATTTTCGTTCCAGCAGCCGTCGTGGCTTTGTCAAATCCCTAATACCTCAGCTATGACGAGGCAAAGTAATATTCAATATCttccaattgtccataatgcactctgtttgccccccgaattttgcataaactattgttgtgaaatactcttgggaggtctgcaaattcccaagagcattccgcaacaatagtttatgcaaaatttggggggcaaacagagtgcattatggggaattggaaaatagagaattgCAAGTACGGGCCGTGCAGACCGCGGTGACAACAGACTTCCATTATTCGTACAGCTAAGGCACTGACCTTTTTCCCATTAAGAAAATTTCCAATAGCTAGAAGAGTGGCCAAAATGTGCTTAAATGTTTCATTATTGTGCAACTCCTGGACAGATTCCTTCAAGTCCATAAGCGGCTCCGCTACCTCCTAAAAAGGTAGCAAATTAAGCAACAGATATAAAAACATACCATAACAAGAGCTAGAACGTAGCCTGAAAGCATTTTGGCGTTTGAACAGATGCACAATTAATTAGAATACTATAATAAATCGACCGCTATTGAAAGTGTTTGCGGTATTTGCAGCGAATTATCAAgcaaaaaacagaacaaaaacaaaagaccaGACCACCCTGACAATGCAACCGCAGTGCATTGTGGTGTCCAGCATGTTTAAATCCCAAAGTTCTTTCTCACCCTTTCCAACTGATCATAATCCAGTTTAAAGGACCATAAATGCAGCCGAGGTGCCAATTCGTTAATAGAGGACATAGTAAGTAAAAATTGCTCTGCATTTCCAAGAGCTACATCGGGGTTTGACATGTGTGCTTCTTGTATCCTGGTTTTCTCTTCTGCAGTTGGTTGCAATTGAAGTAGTTTCTGCAAAGAGAACACAAAATGATCTGCTGAACAGGTTCGCAATAACACAGCAATCAAATTGCGTCCAAGATGAGCAACTTCAAACACTTTAATCAGTGTATGATATTTTTAGCGATTAACTCCGTGCTAGAGACGTAGCACTGCATCcactttctttaaaaaaatgtaaaagaatTCTTTAGAGAGTTGTTCTTTCCATTGTATCCAACTTACATCAATCCCCTCTCGATCAATCACTGCACTGTCCATATTCAATATTGCCTGCTTTAAAGATCGGATTGGTGGCAACTTTGTCAAAGCAATGTTTATTGCTTGAGACCGCTTCATTTCAAGCACCACtatctctttctttttatctttctCATCTCCCTCCGTTTTCTACAAAGGGAAAATTTGTCGACATATTACTCTCATGTATCCAAAAGGAGCAAGGAACACAAAAAGACATAAGGGGTCTGGATAAACCTCTGCTGAACAAATGCAATTACATTCACCACATAAATAAGGATGctactgaaaatgaaaaagaaggaaagaacaCTTGATCTTGGCAATGTAAGACTCCAAACAAGTGTTACCAACGTAAATAGATAAGATAGCCATCATGGTCGAACACGACAGTGGTACACAATGTTACAAATTTCCCAACATTGAGCCTACAATACATTATGAGATCGTAGGCATTATAATTTTGCCTCGCTTTGAGGAGGCTGAATTGGACACTATTACAGATATCATGCAGCTTACCTTCACTTTTGAAACTgtcttgttttcaaacaaatgttCCAATTTCTTTGTATCAATGTCTACTGTATCAATACTTCCCCATATTGTCTTGTTCACGCCATTAATAAGCGGCGAGTTCTTCACTTCTTGCCAAAACAAACGCACTAACTTTTTCTTGGGATTAGCATCATTTAGAGTGGGCGTCTTTGGTGATCctgggggagggggagggacAGGAGGACCACCTGGGGGAAGAGGGGGAGGAGGTGGGCCCCCAAGTATTGGAGGCGGCGGAGGTGGTACGTGCAATAAGCCCTCAGAGTGAAAATGCGTATCTGTTTCATCAGTTTTGCCTGACGCACAAGCTAGCAATTCATCTTCGTCGTTCTCTAATTCAGTGAAGTTAAAATCGTTTACAATGAGTTTCCTTTTCATAACGATCATTCTTTCCCACTCTAGTTCCTTTAACAGTGCTGCTTCTTCTGCTGCCTTCCTTACtgcttcctcttcttcttttcgacgttcttcttcttgtttcttGCGCAGTTCCTCTTGTTCGCTTGCAGCCTCCTCCTCGGCACCTGGGTCTGCTTTATCATCGGTTGACTGATTCATTAAACTAGATTTAGCTTTGTGTAATAGTCCTTCAAAGTTCCCAACTGGGGCATTTGATGATGTTTCATTCTCTTCGTCAAGTTCAGGACACCCACTCAATCTTTTGACAGCATCGGAAACCGAATGTTCCACCTGCAGTAAATCCTTTGACCTCTTGGCtccttcatcattttcaacaggAGATAGCAATTGTTGTCTTCTATCATGAACTGAATCAGCAACTGTAAAACTGGAATCACTAACTTTGCGGTCCACATCCTCTACCGACTTCTGTTGTCCGTATAACATGGATAACATCATTTTCTTGTTCGGAAATCCTGGGAAGCCTTCACAAACACTTGAACGCTTTTCAGAGGATTCCACAACACTTGGACGCCGTGCATCATTTGGTGAGCCAACTGAACAAGCTCTTTTGTCTATAGCAAGTTTCGAGCTTTCTTCCGAAATTCGTTGATTTGCCGCATTATCATCGTTTAATAAATCATCGGTGCTTGAACCCAATTTGTCGTCCGTGTCTGTACTCTCATCACTAGTCCTGTGACCCGAAGACCCATTTTGGTCTACATTATTAATCAAAGGTTCTCTTTCctcctttttcatttcaggaGCCATTTTTCTACTTATTGCTGaaacttttgtttcctttctcttccataatcgttgttgttgttcttctttcTTAAGCTTGGAGTCTTCAGTTTTTGAATGTCTGTCGGAGTCTTCAAGTAACTGAGATTGCTCCTCTCGGCGTCCTCTAGGTCTGGTTTCGCTTGGTTCTGTGAAAATCAAGGTCacactttctttcttaaaaacaaatttcttccTGATGAATTGAGAAAGTTCGAAAATCAAGGAGTTTTCTTAAGACTGTGTCACGGTGCATTAGAAACAGCAAGCTGAGATCGTTCAATCTCAGTCAAAATAAATCTGTGTGACTCATTATCTGTAACTTATTTAATCTGGGGATATAAAGTGAAATATGCTCTAAGACAAAACCGCCgataagaaaaacaatttatgtGGGTTTCCAGTCAAATGAAAGACTCGTTTCTCTTTCCAGTATTACAGTTTCCTCTCCTCCGGGTCAGCGACAACAGCTGAAGTTTAAGACACCACCGCTTACCATCTGTCTTGGCCGGCTCATCAAACTTTCTCCTGTGAAATGTTGGTGAAGCCCTTGGTGAACTCCTGGGTGATGGACGTGGTGAAGAGCGAGGTGCAGTGACCTCCAAGTGAGCTCTGCCATTGCTTTCACTCTCTGTCTTCTGCTTCTCTTCTGTTTCAGACTCAGCCATTGCTTTTGCAGCTCGTCTGGCGGCACGACGTTCTCTACACCAGAACAATCTAATATTAACACTTTCCTTATCTCACAATTAAAACTGCTATTTTAACAGATCGCTGAAAACAgaatcaacaaaaataaagtcTACGGTGTTTGCACAGGATCACTGGAGCGGAGTTTGGGAGAATTTGAGAACAGATTGTACTAACACGAGGCCGAatgcatttgaaaattaacCTTTGCCGCTCTTAACGAATGAAAAATGTGCAAAGAGATAATCTCACTAAATGCATACTTGAACATACGTCAGCCTACGGATTGGCAAATTATGTACCAAGATTTTACTTTTAATGACGTGTTGACGGCACTTGACTCCCACACTGTGGTTTTTCAGAAACTATGAAGGCAGATGAAATAattacaggttaacgcactaggcgagtgaattatcgggatttacctgcacgagttcactaacaatgaacgagaaatttcaataccgcacgaggccgccgagtgcggtattgaaaaatttcgagttcattgttagtgaacgagtgcaggtaaatcccgataattcacgagcaatgagtgcgttaacctttttattattcaaattgaacacGCTGCAAgtaaaaatcgtcaaattttgagtcagccaaagccatggtgtaatgacagtggtgtatagaatttacaccacggctattacaccacgataatgacgtcaaggtggttgttgcgtcataacccagggtcacgtggtacaaatcaaccaatcagaaaatcggaattcgtacagtgtatgaaagttggATAATAATACAATATATAGAACTCAGCTCTGtaaaaaatgtatatattcACTGATGAATGCACCAATTGTGCCTGCGACATACTTTCGAGCCTGTcggcttttgtttttttcatccaATTCACTCTCTGTAGATGAGGATGGTGTAGTGCTTGCTGATGTTTTAACAGGTGATTTTGGTGGATCTACTTTGTCGGCTGTTCCTACGTTAGGAGCACTAGCCACTTTATGCATGCCATCACGGCCTTTTGTTCCAGGAGGTGCCAAGCGGCTTCCTTTTGTAAAGCATGAAACATCAATCTGGCTGATAGAATTATGGCGACGACTCCGCCTTCTGTCACCTTTAAAAAGACAATTCGAATTTATGGAAGGAATGAACGCTACTTATGAACAGGAATCTGGCTAACCATGCTTAATAGTAACGTACAAATTGTCATTTAACCATTGAAGAAGGACATAAAGATTGAAGATTGCTGTTGTAAATAACACAactaaaaaagaagaaaagaatgcCTGAAGTAGAGGTTTACAGTGACAAAGCAACTACACCCCAATGTCAATTGATAGCTGGCCAGATCTTTTCAAACTCTTGAAGAAGTACATCATACCTGTAGCTGTTGTTCTTTTCCGTGGTCTAAAGGAGAGAGTAATGGTGTTTGTTCAGCTTTTAATGAAGTGTTACTTTAGGGTGAACCTTAAAGGTTTAAAATTGCAGACCCTGAATAGTAATCCCACTTGTCCTCTTAAATCACTGACTAAATATAATCATTGtttgaacacatttttcaatacATGCATACCAGACTCTTACAATAATAACGATTATCAAGTGCAGTTTTATAGGACAATTAGTTGCCAAACAGGTGAATTCTAAGCAAAAGCCATCTATGCATTACATGCAAGCAATACCTTATTGATGGAGAGCTTCCAAGAGCTGGAAATTCTTCATCACCGTCTTCAATGCGAAGAGCCATCTAAAAAAGATGAGTAATGTAAGTAGTTAACTCCAAATGATGTCAATATACCTGAATTCACACAATAA carries:
- the LOC141877753 gene encoding FH1/FH2 domain-containing protein 3-like — translated: MKSHCRSSAYHRDIWSRDTTPPQGPSRDSSSTHALISTESTVKMALTCKVQYLDDTDPFASTNFPEPTRPPTYTFHLNIPLFQQIAGLHRLLSAPHNIDDVALQLSHNGCYMDLESSLEEQADMLEGFLDSRKNTIILRTALSVRVHNCIAKLLAASGRELRRALFSLKQIFQDDKDLVHEFVNSDGLSALISVGQDADQNYQNYILRAIGQIMLYVDGMNGVINHSDTIQWLYSLTASRFRLVGKTALKLLLVFVEYTESNSRVLYEAVQTVDGNQGVKDWAEIIGVMTEKDSQGDEEILIYAMTLLNKVLYATPSQDEFYNITDSLEEQGMEQIIKSHQNKFGSNIDLLDQFNIYEMALRIEDGDEEFPALGSSPSIRPRKRTTATGDRRRSRRHNSISQIDVSCFTKGSRLAPPGTKGRDGMHKVASAPNVGTADKVDPPKSPVKTSASTTPSSSTESELDEKNKSRQARKERRAARRAAKAMAESETEEKQKTESESNGRAHLEVTAPRSSPRPSPRSSPRASPTFHRRKFDEPAKTDEPSETRPRGRREEQSQLLEDSDRHSKTEDSKLKKEEQQQRLWKRKETKVSAISRKMAPEMKKEEREPLINNVDQNGSSGHRTSDESTDTDDKLGSSTDDLLNDDNAANQRISEESSKLAIDKRACSVGSPNDARRPSVVESSEKRSSVCEGFPGFPNKKMMLSMLYGQQKSVEDVDRKVSDSSFTVADSVHDRRQQLLSPVENDEGAKRSKDLLQVEHSVSDAVKRLSGCPELDEENETSSNAPVGNFEGLLHKAKSSLMNQSTDDKADPGAEEEAASEQEELRKKQEEERRKEEEEAVRKAAEEAALLKELEWERMIVMKRKLIVNDFNFTELENDEDELLACASGKTDETDTHFHSEGLLHVPPPPPPILGGPPPPPLPPGGPPVPPPPPGSPKTPTLNDANPKKKLVRLFWQEVKNSPLINGVNKTIWGSIDTVDIDTKKLEHLFENKTVSKVKKTEGDEKDKKKEIVVLEMKRSQAINIALTKLPPIRSLKQAILNMDSAVIDREGIDKLLQLQPTAEEKTRIQEAHMSNPDVALGNAEQFLLTMSSINELAPRLHLWSFKLDYDQLEREVAEPLMDLKESVQELHNNETFKHILATLLAIGNFLNGKKVKGFQLDYLAKVPEVKDTVHKQSLLYHLCCIVMEKFPNSSDLYSDLGALHRSSRVDFEVVLDNLKKLRENCKKSWEYLSIVAKHDSTKQLKSKMSEFLADAQERSTILKVVHRRVINRFHKMLLYLGLQSSAANKTKVNEFCKIISEFALEYRTTRERVIQMKKKKENLRERSKTRGKLITETESYSTAKAPSPEENIDAFRRALISNGDEADNAKEKLKSATLPGTRSRGKSAGPLRSSSSAVQAQDEFLDDNTDEVINTLVKSATAPLDSRTRVRKRNRATNRKSVRRTLKSGISPEDMEKLTKQVNILDSK